From one Gossypium hirsutum isolate 1008001.06 chromosome D08, Gossypium_hirsutum_v2.1, whole genome shotgun sequence genomic stretch:
- the LOC107920613 gene encoding heat shock 70 kDa protein 16 yields MSVVGFDIGNEKCVIAAVKQRGVDVLLNDESKRETPALVCFGEKQRFLGSAAAASAMMHPKTTVSQVKRLIGRKFQDPDVQNELRMLPFETSEGQDGGILIHLKYLGETHRFSPVQIMAMLFAHLKYMTETNLGLPVLDCVIGIPSYFTDLQRRAYLDAAKIAGLKPLRLMHDCTATALGYGIYKTDFSNAGPTNVAFVDIGHCDTRVSIVSFEAGQMRILSHAFNNSLGGRDFDEILFGYFAACFKEQYNIDVYSNVRASIRLRAACEKLKKVLSANAEAPLNIECLMDEKDVKGFIKREEFEKLASGLLERINVPCTKAITDAGLTVGKIHAVELVGSGSRIPAITRQLASFFRREPSRTINASECVARGCALQCAMLSPIFRVRDYEVQDCIPFSIGFSLDKTPILQGSNYVLFPRGQPIPSAIVLQLQRSSLFHLEPFYANPNELPSGVPSEISCFTIGPFQASNSERARVKVKVQLNLHGIVNVESAMLIEEHVDDSELSTKEVRHVTNGSEDGTYMQSKPSNASADGKTNDKTMRRLEIPVSENINGTMTGVELMEAQDKELKLAQQDRTMEQTKEKKNALESYVYEMRNKLFNTYRGFASEEEREGISKSLQETEEWLYDDGEDETEGAYTSKLEALKKLVDPVENRFKDEEARKQASTDLFKCIADIRMSTKSLPNEDRESILNECNKAEQWLTEKTKQQDSLPKNIDPLLWSSEIKKMTEDLNMKCMHIMSRKASHRNLDNKGRDQRG; encoded by the exons ATGAGCGTTGTAGGTTTTGATATTGGAAATGAGAAATGTGTAATTGCTGCTGTAAAGCAAAGAGGTGTAGATGTGTTGTTGAATGATGAATCGAAACGTGAAACGCCGGCTTTGGTATGCTTCGGAGAGAAACAGAGGTTCCTCGGCTCCGCTGCGGCGGCTTCTGCCATGATGCATCCGAAAACTACTGTATCACAAGTGAAAAGGTTGATTGGTAGGAAGTTTCAAGACCCTGATGTTCAAAATGAGTTAAGAATGTTACCATTTGAAACTTCAGAGGGTCAAGATGGTGGCATTTTGATTCACTTGAAGTATTTAGGGGAAACACATCGATTTTCGCCTGTGCAAATTATGGCCATGCTGTTTGCGCATTTGAAATATATGACGGAGACGAATTTGGGACTTCCTGTTTTGGATTGTGTTATTGGTATTCCTTCATACTTCACTGACTTGCAAAGACGTGCATATTTGGATGCTGCTAAGATTGCCGGGTTGAAACCTCTTAGATTAATGCATGACTGTACTGCGACCGCACTTGGTTATGGGATTTACAAAACGGATTTCTCCAATGCTGGTCCGACGAATGTTGCTTTTGTGGATATCGGCCATTGTGATACCCGGGTCTCGATTGTATCATTTGAGGCTGGACAAATGAGGATACTATCACATGCTTTCAATAACAGCCTTGGCGGAAGGGATTTTGATGAGATTTTGTTTGGATATTTTGCAGCTTGTTTCAAGGAGCAGTATAATATAGATGTGTACTCTAATGTCCGGGCTTCTATCAGGTTAAGGGCAGCGTGTGAGAaactgaagaaggttttgagTGCTAATGCGGAGGCGCCTTTAAATATCGAGTGTTTGATGGATGAAAAGGATGTCAAAGGTTTCATTAAGAGGGAAGAATTTGAAAAGTTGGCTTCCGGGTTGTTGGAGAGGATTAACGTTCCTTGTACTAAAGCTATAACCGATGCAGGGTTAACTGTGGGGAAAATCCATGCTGTCGAACTTGTCGGATCGGGGTCCAGGATACCGGCTATAACAAGACAGTTAGCTTCTTTTTTTAGGAGAGAACCCAGTCGGACAATAAATGCAAGTGAGTGTGTTGCACGAGGATGTGCTCTTCAATGCGCAATGCTCAGTCCAATTTTTCGGGTTAGAGATTACGAG GTTCAAGATTGTATTCCATTCTCCATAGGGTTCTCTTTGGATAAAACCCCAATCTTGCAAGGGTCTAATTATGTGTTGTTTCCGAGAGGCCAGCCAATTCCTAGTGCTATAGTTCTACAATTACAGAGAAGTAGTTTGTTTCATTTGGAACCCTTCTATGCTAATCCAAACGAACTGCCTTCTGGTGTACCCTCGGAAATAAGTTGTTTCACA ATCGGCCCTTTCCAAGCCTCCAATAGTGAAAGGGCAAGGGTTAAAGTCAAAGTTCAACTAAACCTTCATGGCATTGTTAATGTCGAGTCAGCTATG CTGATCGAAGAGCATGTAGATGATTCCGAATTGAGCACAAAGGAAGTCCGGCATGTAACAAATGGCAGTGAAGATGGTACATATATGCAGTCTAAACCATCAAATGCTTCA GCTGATGGTAAGACCAATGATAAAACAATGAGAAGGCTTGAGATACCAGTTAGTGAAAACATAAATGGCACGATGACAGGGGTTGAGCTTATGGAAGCTCAAGATAAAGAACTTAAGTTGGCGCAACAGGACCGGACTATGGAACAAACAAAAGAGAAGAAGAATGCCTTGGAATCTTATGTCTATGAAATGCGGAATAAG CTTTTCAACACATATCGTGGTTTTGCATCTGAGGAGGAAAGAGAGGGCATTTCCAAAAGCCTGCAAGAGACCGAGGAGTGGCTTTACGATGATGGGGAGGATGAAACTGAAGGCGCTTACACTTCTAAATTAGAGGCTCTTAAGAAG TTGGTGGATCCAGTCGAGAACCGGTTTAAAGATGAAGAAGCAAGAAAACAGGCTTCAACAGATCTATTTAAGTGCATCGCGGATATAAGAATGTCGACGAAATCTTTGCCAAATGAGGATAGAGAATCG ATATTGAATGAGTGCAACAAGGCTGAGCAGTGGTTGACCGAGAAAACTAAACAACAAGACTCTTTACCGAAGAACATTGACCCACTGTTATGGTCAAGTGAGATTAAGAAAATGACTGAGGATCTAAAcat GAAATGTATGCATATAATGTCGCGGAAGGCTTCTCATCGGAATCTAGACAACAAGGGCCGGGACCAGCGAGGATAA
- the LOC107919253 gene encoding probable LRR receptor-like serine/threonine-protein kinase At3g47570 translates to MEPQSIRFSFSNVVSLLCCASLLLLGWFPATVARTTYDDNESDLKALLAIRSQIKHDPFGVTRSWNRSVTLCQWPGITCGRRHRRITKLDLSQQRLGGTLSPCVGNLSFLRFINLKDNNFNGVIPPEIGRLPRLQSLILHNNSFTGTIPPNLTHCSNLIQFKASRNNLVGNIPLELGNLSKLEELDIAYNNLTGQLPTSLGDASSLQEISLKWNSLEGRLPHTLGLLKKLTWLELNGNNFSGFIPPSFCNMSCLESLALGNNRLSGILPVNLGSNLPNLLGIYIGSNNLSGTLPESLSNASKLETLEISNNHFSNKVSIDFRNTQNLSWLNMQNNSLGSGGAGDLEFITTLTNCSRLLMVSLLSNQFGGLLPNSITNLSITLRNLYLGDNKITGTIPLGITNLVNLWGLGLEYNYLRGTIPESIGKLKNLQGMSLGGNALTGRIPTSIGNLSQLIVIGLEENLLEGSIPAELGKCQHVSEMGLHTNRLTGEVPKEIFSIASLSVFLELSRNLLTGSIPSDVGYLKSLVDLDLSENKFSGQIPAALSSCTSLEGLYLGSNNFYGSIPASLSSLRGIQELDLSNNNLSGQVPEYLAKLSSLTFLNLSYNQFEGQVPTNGVFSNASTIALTGNDKLCGGIAEWHLPPCHFLPSKQHKTSDPLKLILIVCGVIGILMLSILFLWLRKRGAKTELPSAVPLGTASILMVSFQQLLKATDGFSPANLIGQGSFGRVYRGVLDRNQERNVIAVKVMNLQEQGASRSFLTECKTLGNVRHRNLVKIISACSSIDFQGNPFKALIYEFMPNGSLERWLHDAPNETNTIQPKMLNFAQRLNIAIEVASALDYLYHHCVVPLLHCDLKPSNILLDHDMVAHVGDFGLARFFPKSMNKFSGNSTSTVGLKGTVGYAAPEYGIGMEPTTSGDMYSFGILLLEMFTRKRPIDETFKDGQTLHLFVKTALPDRVLDVVDPLLLAGDNNRQQEASSSRNPRRATMESTKMKECLISIFNVGIASSVESSKDRMDIVDAAKELLFIRNKFLGTGIPTPRETRV, encoded by the exons ATGGAACCACAAAGCATACGTTTTTCATTCAGCAATGTGGTGTCTCTACTTTGTTGTGCCAGCTTGTTGCTGTTAGGATGGTTTCCAGCCACTGTTGCTAGAACCACGTATGATGACAATGAGAGCGATCTAAAAGCATTGCTTGCCATTAGGTCACAAATTAAACATGATCCATTTGGTGTCACGAGGTCATGGAACAGATCTGTAACCCTGTGCCAGTGGCCAGGTATAACTTGTGGGCGTAGGCATCGAAGGATCACCAAGTTGGACTTAAGCCAGCAACGGTTGGGAGGCACCTTATCTCCCTGTGTGGGGAACCTCAGCTTCCTTAGGTTCATCAACCTTAAGGACAACAATTTCAATGGTGTCATCCCCCCAGAAATTGGTCGACTACCAAGGCTGCAAAGCTTGATTTTGCATAACAATTCCTTTACAGGAACAATACCACCCAATTTGACCCATTGTTCTAACCTCATTCAGTTCAAAGCTTCCCGAAACAACCTGGTTGGAAATATCCCGTTGGAGCTTGGCAATTTGTCGAAGCTCGAAGAGCTGGACATTGCTTACAATAATTTAACAGGACAACTGCCAACTTCCCTTGGGGATGCTTCTTCTCTCCAAGAAATCAGCTTAAAGTGGAACAGTTTGGAAGGAAGACTGCCACATACATTAGGCCTTCTAAAGAAGTTAACTTGGCTTGAACTAAATGGTAACAACTTCTCTGGCTTCATTCCTCCTTCGTTTTGTAACATGTCTTGTTTGGAATCCTTAGCTCTAGGAAACAACCGACTCTCTGGAATTCTCCCAGTTAACTTAGGCTCAAATTTACCAAACCTGCTAGGAATTTACATAGGATCTAACAATCTTAGTGGAACTTTACCAGAGTCATTATCCAATGCTTCAAAGCTGGAGACGTTAGAAATCTCCAATAATCATTTCAGTAACAAGGTGTCCATTGATTTCCGAAACACTCAAAATTTGTCATGGTTAAATATGCAAAACAATAGTCTGGGAAGTGGCGGTGCCGGAGATTTAGAGTTTATAACCACCTTAACCAATTGTAGTAGATTGCTAATGGTTAGCTTGTTAAGCAATCAGTTTGGTGGTTTGCTACCTAATTCCATAACCAACCTGTCGATAACACTTAGAAATTTATACCTTGGGGATAATAAAATAACAGGCACAATACCTTTGGGAATAACAAACCTTGTAAATCTATGGGGACTTGGTTTGGAGTACAACTACCTTAGAGGCACCATTCCCGAGTCAATTGGTAAGCTTAAAAACTTGCAAGGGATGTCCTTAGGTGGCAATGCTTTAACAGGGAGAATCCCAACCTCTATAGGAAATCTTTCACAGCTAATCGTGATTGGTTTGGAAGAAAACCTGTTGGAGGGTAGCATACCTGCCGAGTTGGGAAAATGTCAACATGTATCGGAGATGGGATTACATACAAATAGGCTAACAGGTGAGGTTCCAAAAGAGATCTTTAGCATAGCGTCACTGTCAGTTTTCCTTGAGCTGTCCAGAAACCTTCTGACAGGCTCCATTCCTTCAGATGTGGGGTACCTGAAATCTTTGGTAGATTTGGATTTGTCTGAAAACAAATTTTCTGGCCAAATTCCTGCTGCTCTGAGTAGTTGTACAAGCTTAGAGGGTCTATATTTGGGGAGTAATAATTTTTATGGAAGTATCCCAGCTTCTTTGAGCTCCTTGAGAGGCATTCAAGAGCTAGACCTTTCAAACAACAATTTGTCAGGTCAAGTTCCAGAGTACCTTGCCAAGTTATCCTCCTTAACTTTCCTGAATCTCTCTTACAATCAGTTTGAAGGACAAGTGCCAACAAATGGAGTTTTCAGTAATGCATCAACCATTGCACTAACTGGGAATGACAAGCTTTGTGGGGGAATTGCTGAATGGCATCTTCCACCATGCCATTTCCTCCCGTCCAAGCAACACAAAACAAGTGATCCCCTCAAACTAATCTTGATTGTTTGTGGGGTTATTGGAATTCTTATGCTGTCCATCCTTTTCTTGTGGTTAAGGAAAAGAGGAGCGAAAACCGAGCTCCCATCGGCTGTTCCTTTGGGAACTGCTTCGATTTTGATGGTTTCTTTTCAACAACTCCTCAAAGCTACTGATGGGTTCTCCCCAGCAAACTTGATTGGCCAAGGAAGCTTTGGGCGTGTGTACCGAGGTGTTTTGGACCGAAACCAAGAGCGAAATGTGATTGCAGTGAAGGTGATGAACCTACAAGAACAAGGTGCTTCCAGGAGTTTCCTCACGGAATGTAAAACCTTGGGAAACGTAAGACATCGAAATCTTGTTAAGATAATATCTGCATGCTCCAGTATTGATTTCCAAGGCAATCCTTTCAAAGCCCTTAtctatgagttcatgcctaatggGAGCTTAGAGCGATGGCTGCATGATGCACCAAATGAAACAAATACCATCCAACCAAAGATGTTAAACTTTGCTCAAAGACTAAACATTGCAATTGAGGTGGCCTCAGCACTAGATTACCTCTATCATCACTGTGTGGTGCCTCTTCTTCACTGTGATTTGAAGCCAAGCAATATTCTACTTGATCACGACATGGTTGCACATGTTGGAGATTTTGGACTAGCCAGGTTTTTCCCAAAATCCATGAACAAATTTTCTGGAAATTCTACCAGCACTGTTGGCCTAAAAGGAACTGTTGGCTATGCTGCACCAG AGTATGGCATTGGAATGGAGCCAACAACAAGTGGAGACATGTACAGCTTTGGGATTCTCCTGTTGGAAATGTTCACTAGGAAGAGACCTATTGATGAGACGTTCAAAGATGGACAAACACTTCATCTTTTCGTGAAGACGGCATTGCCCGATCGAGTACTTGATGTTGTTGATCCCTTACTTCTAGCTGGGGATAACAACCGCCAACAGGAGGCAAGCAGCAGCAGAAACCCAAGGAGAGCAACCATGGAATCCACAAAAATGAAAGAGTGCTTAATTTCCATCTTCAATGTTGGAATTGCTTCATCTGTTGAATCGTCTAAAGACAGGATGGACATTGTGGATGCAGCCAAGGAATTGCTTTTCATTCGGAACAAATTTTTAGGGACCGGTATTCCAACACCAAGAGAAACACGTGTTTAG
- the LOC107920130 gene encoding polyadenylate-binding protein RBP45C — MMQQPAAGGVAPPPSMAADQSQAHQYQQQPQSQPWMMMSQQQQGGQPVPPPTGWTPQPVPPPTQMQQYSAGSAAAGSGEIRSLWIGDLQPWMDENYLINIFAQTGEVVSAKVIRNKQSALPEGYGFIEFVSRVAAERVLQSYNGLPMPNAEQNFRLNWASLGSGEKRQEEGPEYTIFVGDLAADVSDYMLQETFKAVYPSIKGAKVVTDRTTGRSKGYGFVRFGDESEQIRAMTEMNGMYCSTRAMRIGPASNKKPVAGQPYQKATYQNAQGNPGENDPSNTTIFVGGLDPSVSEDQLKQIFSQLGEVVHVKIPANKNCGFVQYANRASAEQALSVLNGTIFGGRNVRLSWGRSPSTKQAQPDPAQWNSGYYGYAQGYEAYGYAPPPQDPNMYYGGYPAGYGNYQQPGAYQQPQQ, encoded by the exons ATGATGCAACAACCAGCAGCTGGTGGCGTGGCTCCGCCACCTTCCATGGCGGCTGATCAGTCTCAGGCTCATCAGTACCAGCAACAACCGCAGTCGCAGCCTTGGATGATGATGTCTCAACAACAGCAGGGTGGTCAGCCGGTTCCTCCACCTACCGGTTGGACGCCGCAACCTGTTCCTCCGCCCACTCAGATGCAGCAGTACTCCGCCGGTTCTGCTGCTGCTGGCTCCGGTGAGATTCGATCTCTTTGGATCGGAGATCTTCAGCCGTGGATGGATGAGAATTACCTCATCAATATCTTTGCTCAAACTGGAGAG GTGGTTTCGGCTAAGGTGATTAGGAATAAGCAATCTGCTTTACCGGAAGGATATGGGTTTATCGAATTTGTGTCCCGTGTGGCAGCTGAGAGGGTTTTGCAGTCTTATAACGGGCTGCCAATGCCAAACGCTGAGCAGAATTTTAGGTTGAATTGGGCATCACTTGGATCTGGGGAAAAGAGGCAAGAAGAGGGTCCTGAGTACACAATCTTTGTTGGGGATTTAGCAGCTGATGTTTCGGATTACATGTTACAAGAGACTTTTAAGGCTGTTTACCCGTCTATTAAGGGTGCAAAAGTGGTTACTGATAGGACCACAGGACGGTCAAAAGGTTATGGATTTGTGAGGTTTGGTGATGAATCTGAACAGATTCGTGCCATGACTGAAATGAATGGGATGTATTGTTCAACAAGGGCAATGCGGATTGGACCAGCTTCTAATAAGAAGCCTGTCGCTGGTCAGCCGTATCAGAAAG CTACTTACCAGAATGCTCAAGGAAATCCTGGCGAGAATGATCCGAGTAACACTACA ATATTTGTTGGTGGTTTGGACCCCAGTGTTTCTGAAGAccaattaaaacaaatatttagCCAACTTGGCGAGGTAGTTCATGTAAAAATTCCTGCTAACAAGAATTGTGGTTTTGTTCAATATGCTAACAG GGCTAGTGCGGAGCAAGCTTTATCGGTTCTGAACGGTACCATTTTTGGAGGAAGAAATGTTCGTCTTTCATGGGGACGAAGTCCTTCAACCAAACAG GCTCAACCTGATCCTGCACAGTGGAACAGCGGATATTATGGATATGCTCAAGGATATGAAGCATACGGATATGCACCTCCTCCCCAAGATCCTAACATGTACTATGGTGGCTATCCTGCTGGATATGGGAATTACCAACAACCAGGGGCTTACCAACAACCACAGCAG TGA